In Desulfosediminicola ganghwensis, a single window of DNA contains:
- a CDS encoding substrate-binding periplasmic protein — translation MGTEKVVKLATLPDFPPFSFVIESYDFDAEIIPPGQNSNRLIGSSWDIVRESFHAMGYTIQLQIMPWKRALLLTEKCEIDILFPAGKNTARQQIYQYSTEPINTINYVIYVRPDSPLQWDGLAPLKGLLIGVKKGWTYGDKWNNADHFIKFNVDGVIQGFKMLDKKRLDAFAGYEEIFDYNLQQVKWKNKYKKLAYFGGSLEYPIGCKGNESVKEKLADFKQGKQIITDNGLLELISQRWQ, via the coding sequence ATGGGAACTGAAAAAGTGGTAAAACTTGCAACTCTGCCAGACTTTCCTCCTTTTAGCTTTGTCATTGAAAGCTATGATTTTGATGCTGAAATTATCCCCCCCGGCCAGAATTCTAACCGGCTCATTGGCTCCTCCTGGGACATTGTCCGTGAGAGTTTTCATGCCATGGGATACACCATCCAGTTGCAGATTATGCCATGGAAAAGAGCTCTGCTATTAACTGAAAAATGTGAAATCGACATCCTCTTTCCTGCCGGGAAAAACACGGCCAGGCAACAAATATACCAGTACTCCACAGAACCGATTAACACGATAAATTATGTGATTTACGTACGACCCGATTCCCCCCTCCAATGGGACGGGCTTGCCCCCCTTAAAGGCTTGTTAATTGGGGTGAAAAAAGGCTGGACCTATGGGGATAAATGGAATAACGCTGACCACTTTATAAAATTTAATGTGGATGGGGTCATTCAGGGTTTTAAAATGCTGGACAAAAAGCGTTTAGATGCCTTTGCCGGCTACGAAGAAATCTTCGACTATAATCTGCAGCAGGTTAAATGGAAGAACAAGTACAAAAAGCTGGCATATTTTGGCGGAAGCCTCGAGTACCCTATAGGGTGTAAAGGTAATGAATCTGTCAAAGAAAAACTGGCTGACTTCAAGCAAGGCAAACAGATAATAACCGACAACGGCCTGCTCGAATTAATCAGTCAGCGGTGGCAATAA
- a CDS encoding TRAP transporter small permease subunit, protein MNKIGRFVSLLLLPLIGIIVYSALKSYFFKTPPSWTFEMSIFIFGSFFMLGAAYCHMLKGHVAVDIINNYLPEKFKKIQGLFSESVILFVALVIIYVSIPNAYRATLMGERSILQTPFNPYVWWFRWVIPISCSLLAWQAVANIYSLLTDRSKNS, encoded by the coding sequence ATGAATAAAATCGGTAGATTTGTATCACTTCTCCTTCTTCCCCTCATTGGAATTATCGTCTACAGTGCATTGAAGTCATATTTCTTCAAGACACCTCCAAGCTGGACGTTTGAAATGTCAATTTTCATTTTTGGGTCCTTTTTCATGCTTGGCGCCGCTTACTGTCACATGCTCAAAGGACATGTCGCAGTCGATATTATCAACAATTACCTCCCCGAAAAGTTCAAGAAAATCCAGGGTCTCTTCTCTGAGAGTGTCATTCTCTTTGTAGCACTGGTGATAATTTACGTCAGTATCCCCAATGCATACCGAGCAACTCTGATGGGCGAGCGCTCGATCCTCCAGACCCCTTTTAACCCTTATGTCTGGTGGTTCAGGTGGGTCATTCCAATATCTTGTAGCCTCCTTGCCTGGCAGGCGGTAGCTAATATTTACTCACTGCTAACTGACCGGTCTAAAAATTCCTAA
- a CDS encoding winged helix-turn-helix domain-containing protein: MYNSSDEISLLLIDDDKKFCRLLKDYLTPHGYTLTISHTGQDGLDLALTENFHLVILDVMLPGIDGFEVLKRLRHNLTIPVLMFTSRGDEVDRIVGLEMGADDYLPKTFSSRELLARLRAVIRRVHITEPKQNVEREEVLQYGQLTINTLSQVVMLNSEDTLLTPAEYRLLNYLAQNSGRVLSRDQLMEFLDNRNHETFDRIIDNHISSIRRKIKDDPKSPKYIKTVRSTGYMFIDSSLQKAV; the protein is encoded by the coding sequence ATGTATAATTCTTCAGATGAAATAAGTTTACTGTTGATCGATGATGATAAAAAATTTTGTCGCTTACTAAAAGACTATCTAACTCCCCACGGCTATACTCTCACCATCTCACATACTGGTCAGGATGGGCTTGATTTAGCCTTAACCGAGAACTTCCATCTAGTGATTTTAGATGTAATGCTGCCTGGTATCGATGGTTTTGAGGTGTTGAAACGGCTTCGTCATAATCTCACCATCCCTGTTTTAATGTTCACCTCCAGAGGGGATGAAGTTGATCGTATTGTCGGTCTCGAGATGGGGGCTGATGACTATTTACCCAAGACATTTTCCTCTCGCGAGCTACTGGCAAGACTGAGGGCGGTAATTCGACGGGTACATATCACAGAACCCAAGCAGAATGTAGAGAGGGAAGAGGTGCTACAATATGGCCAGCTAACGATCAACACCTTGTCCCAGGTTGTTATGTTAAATAGTGAAGATACCCTTCTTACTCCGGCTGAGTATCGATTATTGAATTATTTAGCACAAAATAGTGGTCGGGTATTATCCAGAGATCAGTTAATGGAATTTCTCGATAATCGCAACCATGAAACCTTTGATCGTATAATTGATAATCATATATCATCGATTAGAAGAAAAATTAAGGATGATCCGAAAAGTCCAAAATATATAAAAACAGTGCGAAGCACAGGCTATATGTTTATTGATTCAAGCCTTCAAAAAGCAGTTTAA
- a CDS encoding sensor histidine kinase — protein MNVFTIRLSLVIKLSLSFGVCIFLSLLVAGYAFINTENKLVNDLITNLKIETQQLQQVEEDQQVIKLDENIQFNADMLGAISAVKIYSIDDVGPTIIPFFRIPEIQAIIVLDDQKTIYAAYWRQNESTFSGTRLPPSFSLESFKVAQGIASYREREVGVINIYYTDRLLKQHFQRSNVEALKNFEKSSSKIKEINQKNKVHLWVVLGVIITLCSVLVLITMKVMMSPIITYPLAQMTEATERIARGDFDVKLEEKRVDEVGRLGKAINHMASRLSSFVTGQKRFLGDVAHELASPIARTQLALSILETKTLEHNRQYVDDAIEEMDHMSDIVNSLLSFSRAEIVPGSINFTKINLLSLVKKVVAREKAHYADIRVEVHPDITANGDEELLFRAFSNILRNALRYAKGYGAIAITAKSVERKVCIEFSDSGTGVPEEMIDQLFDPFYRVEKSRERDTGGVGLGLSIVKSCIEACKGNVAVRNVEPKGFCVSVELDGLKTPVIATAD, from the coding sequence ATGAATGTATTTACCATTAGACTGAGTCTTGTCATTAAATTGTCGCTGTCTTTTGGTGTTTGTATCTTTCTGAGTCTGCTGGTGGCTGGCTATGCGTTCATTAATACTGAAAATAAACTGGTTAATGATCTGATTACCAACTTAAAGATTGAAACTCAGCAATTACAGCAAGTTGAAGAGGATCAACAGGTCATAAAACTGGATGAAAATATTCAGTTCAACGCAGACATGCTGGGGGCCATTTCAGCGGTAAAAATTTATAGTATTGATGATGTCGGCCCAACGATTATCCCCTTTTTTAGGATTCCTGAAATCCAGGCAATTATTGTTTTAGATGACCAAAAAACTATTTACGCCGCCTACTGGAGGCAGAATGAAAGTACCTTTTCCGGTACTAGATTGCCGCCATCCTTTTCACTGGAATCATTTAAAGTTGCACAGGGCATCGCCTCTTATAGGGAGCGGGAGGTTGGTGTGATAAATATCTATTACACCGATAGGCTTTTAAAACAGCATTTCCAGAGATCCAATGTTGAAGCCTTGAAGAACTTTGAAAAGAGTTCATCAAAGATCAAGGAGATAAATCAGAAAAATAAAGTCCATCTCTGGGTGGTGTTGGGGGTAATCATAACGCTCTGCTCGGTTCTTGTCCTCATTACCATGAAGGTTATGATGAGTCCTATTATCACCTATCCGCTTGCTCAGATGACCGAGGCCACAGAGCGGATTGCTCGGGGAGACTTTGATGTTAAGTTAGAAGAAAAGAGGGTGGATGAGGTTGGGCGACTGGGTAAGGCCATTAATCATATGGCGTCACGTTTGTCCAGCTTTGTTACAGGTCAGAAACGATTCCTCGGTGATGTAGCCCATGAACTTGCCTCACCTATTGCCCGTACCCAGCTGGCGTTGAGCATCCTGGAAACTAAAACCCTTGAGCATAATCGCCAGTATGTAGACGATGCCATTGAAGAGATGGATCACATGTCCGATATTGTTAATAGTCTGCTCTCCTTTTCACGGGCTGAAATCGTCCCCGGCAGTATTAATTTTACCAAGATTAATTTACTGTCTCTGGTTAAAAAGGTGGTGGCAAGGGAGAAGGCACATTATGCGGATATTCGGGTTGAGGTACATCCGGACATTACAGCCAATGGTGATGAGGAGCTGCTTTTTAGGGCATTTTCTAATATTTTGCGCAATGCCCTGCGCTATGCCAAGGGGTATGGTGCAATTGCAATTACAGCCAAATCTGTAGAACGGAAGGTATGCATTGAGTTTTCTGACTCCGGTACAGGGGTTCCTGAGGAGATGATAGATCAGCTCTTTGACCCATTTTACCGTGTGGAAAAATCGAGGGAGCGTGATACGGGTGGAGTTGGACTCGGTTTATCAATCGTTAAATCCTGTATAGAGGCCTGCAAAGGAAATGTCGCCGTAAGAAACGTAGAACCAAAGGGTTTCTGTGTTAGTGTAGAATTAGACGGCTTAAAAACACCGGTTATTGCCACCGCTGACTGA